AACAGCGTCTCCTTCCTAACCTGTCGCGACATAGACAAACAGATGAATAACAAACATAGTGACACGTAACTCCTGAAAGACTGGAAACTACATATAGCTTTCCGCAATGGACTCACAAGATACGGATACGATGATAAGAGTGTTGACAATCTTTGTTTCCCGCCATATATTTCCCCAGCAGCAATGTAAATCTGAATGGCAGGATCAATCTCCAATGCCCTCAACACGAGTGAAGTTTCCTCGGGTGTCAATGGACACAACCCCTCTTTTCTCTTGATATCGGAGTCTATGACTTTCTCTTTCCACCAAGGGTAGGCGTATCTATGAATAACGGATATATAACCCGAGTTTAGTAGTAGTCAACACGCTGTGTGCAGGCTGCAATACAAAGCGAACGGAGCTCACCTCATGCTTGTTAGCTCTTCCACCTCCTCGGAGTTGCACCCTTGAGTACAACCGGAGAAGGCTAGCATATCCATCTCGTATCTGAGATGAAGCACTAAGAAAGGGCCATTTCGCCTCATTATTTTGATGACTTTTCTGCTGAGTTCTTCTATTTGAGGTGTAAATCTTAAGGAACTAAAGTTTACTCTGCAACGCAGCCTCTGAGTCTCGTAGGGCTGGTCGTTGTTTGCTAGACGAGCATCTGTCCTATTCAGATGCACAACTTTATATCTCTGAATGAGGGGGAGAATCTGCATACACCAAACAAGATAGAGATATAACTCAAAACTTGCAATCAGACTgcaaaatcaatcaaacaaaGCAACAAATGAACAGATCTGATGACCTCATTGTGGTAATATGAGATATCAGACCAGCTAATCGGGGGCATTGTGCGAATAATCCCGAGCTCCACTCTGCTCTGGATGTGTGGGGGTAGCTCCTTGAGTATTCGAACTTCATCTCTCAGCGAAGAAATGAAATGATCGACGTCAAATATGTCTTCAAATTCACTGCAAACCAAATGCATAAACTATGATGAAGGTGAAACATGGCCACAAATTTTTCAACATTGGGCGGTGTTAGTAGCGAGGGAAAACCTCGGATCGTTCCAAAACGAAGTCTTGTCAAGTTCAGGAACTATCAACGTAACATTCAAAGATCTTGCAATAGCAACCATGTCACAAATCTGCATCCACACAAACAAGACTagtcaaaaagtgaaaaaaactAATCGGATCAAACACATTCATCGACAAGAAAAGCAACTCACTGCTGCTCTCATTTGATTAAGCCCTCCATTGCACGAAACGATTAAGTAACCGTTGTTTTTATAGACCCCTGAATCAGGAACACAATTTAGCAAATCATCCACAGATTAGGTCAATAATTCTACAACTGCAAGTTTCAATAAAGCACAAAAATGCCTAATTAAGAGTGAAGAAGATCATCAAACAAGGCAATCATGCTAGGAACACAAACTCAAACATCGATTCCAGCTGCGAATAAAAGCATTAACATATCCAATAATAACCATACAACCATCTTACTATCATCAACATCTTTAACTAAAAAGGCAAACAAACAAGATTGCCAATATTCATCATCTCTAATCAATCACCACGAAGCTTAACATAGAGACAATGGAATAAAGGCTCACTTTTAGGTGGGAGAAGGGGTGAGTGAAGGCCGAATGCAGGCTCGGGATCGTGAAAGAAGCAAGAGGGCCAGCCTTCCAAGAAGCGAGACCCCCAAGTCTCACTCAGTGCAGTCAACTGAAGTGCACAAGTCCACAACAAAACCATGGTGGTTGCTCTGATCATCCATAGCTTCATTCTCGACCTCGGCTTATCCAGCCTCTCCCCTCCAAACGCCGCCGTTTTGTGCCCCATCATTTCACAACCACCCCATTTATATCTTCAATCTATACAAATTGAACCTCagatttttccccaaaatagaaattcaagaaaattcgttgaaggaaaaaaaaattcaatctttgaaTGTTTTAGCGAAgaaagagaggaagagaaagagaaagtaaGTGTTAGTTATTCGAGATTGAGTGTCGGTGGATTGGAATTGGATCATCCATTCAGTGGTAGTATTTACATACGAATacgaatttgaatttgtacgGACGATGGCAGCAATGAGGGGTCCCAATTCAATTGGCATTTCTGCAGTGAATTCCATCTTCTGTAAATTTTACTTAGTAGGAGTAGATAGATAAGGATTTTGGCGGTTCTTTCCGAGATTGCATGCTGAATTCGTTGAAGCTAATTGAGAACCGTCTGTGCCATGATGTGCGGCTGCCAACAAAGTCAAATAAGAGgatgaatgaaataaaagtgaaatttgtattctactcaaattttgttgtatttataaacaaattcATGGAATAAGATAAATATTAATCCCTTCCCTAAGTTCTATAAATTTTGGCACATTTTAAATGGGTGccagttttaagaaatgtaatgaaaattgGGTAACatggataatatttttatattttagttttataataaaatgtgagtaagaatgagttagtggaatatgaggttcactactaaatatggtaaaaagtaaaatgtgacaaactttTATGGATGGATGAagtaacttattttttttttcttttttaaacttttgatggataaattttgcataaattcaattttatgttCATTTCAAAGTCCATTTACAAAGAATTTGGAGAGCATTCATGAGGTCATGAGGTTAAATCTTGATTTAAGTACTTCGTAATCTCCAACTATTTATAACAAACTCAAACTTGTTTTTTAGTATATGTCACACTAGAAAGTAATTTTACCCCAATCGTTCacatcaaactcaaattttacACCATTGTGTAGGATGTCTCTCAAAATTTTTGCAGTAGATCCATACTGGATGTCGTTCTatacaaaaatgcaaaaataggTTTGAGTTTGTAATATGATTAGAGAGGTAGTCTACTCCAAAATGAGATTTAATGTATGAGAGATAGCCTAAGCATGCAACCAACGTGCTATGGACGGGCATTGAGCATGCGGATGTCATGCTATAAGAAACGGTCCCAATAGAAATAATATCTAATGAAAGTTTGTTCTCATTTGTCTCAGTCAATCCACCGGGATACAATTATTCGTTGAATTTTGGATGTAGTTGAGCCAAACAACCATGAAGAAGTATATCATGATTCATGCGTATGTCTTTTTTCTGAAATTGATTATAACTTCTCAAGTGTAAACATATGTTGTTCAAATTCTTGTGGGCCTTTGTGAAAACTAATAAAGAATAGAGCTGACGTTTTGTCAGATGAATTGAACCACTGATCGGTTAATATtggcaaaataaataaatgtatatgtCGAAAGGGGTTTATGACTCAAGAACGTAGGTCCTAATATTGGCTAAATGTAccctatttttaatatattttgtttttgatatggtagtcaaaataattcaatGTCCTATacttagttttttatttatttaaaatttatgaataacaACTTGATTGAAGGGCTTAGATGGGCTCCAGTGGTCTGATACGCCAAGATCGGGCCTTTCAAGACGATTATTTTCCAAATAGAGGTTAAAGTCAGTGGGCCCAAGTAATGAAAAGAGcataatttccaaaaaaaaaagcaatttaGAATATACAATTTATACTACCTGTAACAGAAAggtatactaaaaaaatatatttactattttgagTAAAACTAGTTCGagtagaataaataattataacacACAAAGACTAATCACATACGAATACcccctccgtcctataaattcattttcgtcaatcccataaaaatatgaacatttttatttataaaaagttatCCCACCACAATCAAAAcactaataaatatattagtttcaCTCTCCACTGACATTGCCACTACTTTAAAAACCCTACTCCAACTTATACTCTCTAATGAAAGATAGGTATAAGTAACAAGCTAGAgcctattaaaataattggtCTTCACCTACACATCAATTTAGTAAGGATGAAAGATGATTTCGGATAATTTGGACAATATTAacaatagaaaaatagaaacaaacaACAGTATGATGGGGGCTTAAGTCCCTTCACCCATATAACAAGAGAAGACAGAATTTACGATTGCTAATTGTATTGTTATGTAGCTAATTTGCAGCATCCTGGTGCAGTGATGCCTATCTTCATAACACAAACACTGCTCTTTTCTGAACCTCAAAAATACGATCATCTCGTCCGCTAACCTGCTTGGCATTAGGCcatcttttctcattttcctgTGAGACTAGGCCACTCATCGTCAATTGAATGGGTCTACCAACAAGATGAGCAAGAGGATTACCATTCGAGAAAATCATATAGTTACTCCGATGATCTATAATTTAAACGAAATGTCCAATCATCTTATGTATAAGTTGTTTTAATTACTCAGCAAAGTATCAGACCTGGAGAAAATGAACTCATAGAAGAGCATATGTACTCTACAGAATTTGCAGTAGTATAAGTTCTATATCAACATGAAGGCTTATCgaggaaaaaataatattttggtgTCATAAAATGAAGTATGGCAACAAGCCACAGTAATGCTACATTTCACTTACCAAGCTATATCCAGTCAAAAATCGTCATCGAAGCCATTGTCTCCATCATCTGATAAAACCGTGCAAGTAATTAGCAAGCCATCATTGAGCACAGTATAAAAGCATGAGTTCAGATCAATTCAAATAAGAGAGTTGTGGGAAGTGAGAGAATTGTAAAGGCCTAACCAAGTTCATCTTGGTTTACATAatcacaaaaatgaaaacctACGAGAATGGCCTGCTTATTGCTTGAAAACCAAGCATGACGTGTGATGGCACTATAAATATCCCATGCTTGATTTGTCTTGTAGTTAGGGATGGAAGAGCAATAGAACAGaatatcatttcaaatttcGAATTAAGTTGGGTTTAGACATATGACTTCATGCcattacataaataatatgATGCACACAACAATTTTGTACTCGTGAAATGATTCCAAAAGCATTATAAGCAGAATAGAAGCTTgctttttcatttattcatgcaATAATTTGATGGGAATGTTGCATAGCACAATAAACGTGAACATTTCTTGGGTGCTTTTTCATGTGACACATACGAGAGGAGACATTTTAACCAAATTAGGATACACAAATTTTGACAAGAAAGTGTAAATTTGAAAGGTTAGCTACAACAAATGAAGAGCAAAGGATAGTCAAAGCATTCCAGTGTTTGTCTtaagaagaaataaagaaaacaaagcgGATAAAACTTCCacaatgattaattaatttacctTGACCATCATCACCATCCTCAAGGTCTCCAAGAAGAAACGCATCTAAATCTTGCTCATAAGCTTTTTTCTCTGTATTATTGCTTTTGGGTTTTGTAATCTCATCTGCTTTTTCAGGAGATGTTACACCTGATGAAACTTTCTTCACTTCAGTATCTTTCACCTTTTCAGCAGTTTTATTCTTTACATCATCCATGTAGAGTAATTCATATCTGCCATAGACTTTGTATGTTAGAAGTACTCAAGTAAAAAAAACCATTGCCACACAGGCAACCATATGTTAGGCACAGAGTAGAATGAACATAATTTTGTGCATCACCGGACAGATATCTTTGTTTGAGCATATTGGTGGGGGGAGAGAGATATAGTACTTTCTTGCTTGGCACATATTAGTATAGCTAggcacttttaattttatcagtTTGTCATTCGGTTGGTCAAAAGGAAATATCCATCCATATTACTTGAGTAAGCAAGCTTCAAATTTAATACAGTAGGTTAAAACATTCACCTATATTACTTGAGTAAGCAAGCTTCAAATATAAAGTCAAAAGGGAATATCCatccatatttcatttaataggTTAGAACATTCACCtataaaatagagatttttgcaacgaaaaaaatgaattaaaagagagttttCATCTACATCTtcattttaaaacataaacaatatGCAAGAGAGCAGAGTTCCAAATTTCCTAACTCCTATGACATGATGTAACAAAGTCAACTCACACTAACTCATATCTATCTGTAAAACAAAGATGCTGAAAGGAGAAAGGTCTGAAATTTCTAACTAGCTGTTTTATCACAAGTGTTATACTAGAAATGGGTTTAGTGTGATAAAGAAATCAGAATATAACCAGTTTCTCACAATTCAAGCAAAAACTTTACACAGTAGTATACtgattaaacaaaaatagtttGAAGATAACACAAGAGACCAAGACAGTGATCTTAATTCAAACAACTACCTAAGAGATTCAcctaaaaatctaaaaatccaAATGAACCTCTCTGAATAGATAAATACTTACGGAGCAACATGGCTCTTAACTAGAATGAAGTAGATTCTCCAGAATTTCCTTTCTTTCATCACTCGTGGGCACAGCTGATACCTTAGCTTTGAAACTTCCTGAAAATGGTAAAAGAATACAAACTTCTTGTTTACTATTGAagacttttaaaatattgaaaactCTTCCACGATTAAATGTGAAGCCGCTGGTTGATATTCGAACATATCACACATTCTCTACATGTATATAAACGGgatataaaaattagtaaaagtaaTGTGATTGATTCGCAACATTCATCTAATATGCAAAGAGATATATCATTATTTCCAACAGTAAATGTACAAAGTAACTAGCTTATGGATGTTTTCCATCCAAGATCCATGTTGCGTTTAGCATCATAAGTGGGATTTAGCTGACACCAGCACTGTTGCACATCACACCCTCcagaaatgtaaaattaagaAACCACCTTAGAGTCCTAAGCCCAGTTTGCATTATTCTGGAATCACCATGCTATATATTGATATCTTACAATAAAGAATATGTTAGTGTTAAAAACAGTAACACATCCTTGATACCAACACTGTTTAAGTCAGTATTCAAATTCACATTCTAACCTTCACAGTTACTAGAACAAGCTTCGCATGCTTTTCTTGCCACTCAGTCAGATCCTGTCGGATATTTGAAACCATAGGAACATCAGACTCCCCTGAGTCATCTGTAGACCAGAAATGCTGGTTGACATTAGagttttcttcaaaatttgaaaaacatgatacaaactttaaaattagttttatattcgGGAATCAACCAGCTCAAACTTAACCATGTCCTGATCATAATAGTATGCATCAAcaaaatacttaaataaaaCACTTGACCATGCATAAGTCTTCCCCGAAACCCCCCAGTAACTAAGGTAAACAACGTAGAAAAATTCAGAGTGCCATAGTGTTTCCTACATTTGAGCAAGATCGAATCCTAAGCATCCGATGTCAACCTATCTCAAAAAAAGCCAAACTCACTACATAGATCCTACAAACAACCAATCGTATCTCAAATCCCTATTTAACTGATTATCTCACTAATGTCGTGGAAAGAAGCTACCAATTGTTCCACTGCATCAGTTCACAAATCTAATCAGAATTCATAAAAAACAGTAGACTAAAGAGACAGGCAGATCGAGCAGCAGTATAACAAATCAAAGCGTGAAATAATATATCATGCACACAGTTTTGATCGGAAACAAGTAGCAGTAGTACATTAGAGTCCAGCACCTTCTAGCGGGAAATCCTGGAAGGTGTTAATGGTAATTTCCTTGACAAAGTCCCTCAGCTCATCAGTGACCCCATACTTTTCGAGATCGGCGTCATCGTCGTCAATGCGGGGCTTGGAGTCGACGAGATTGGTaatggcggcggcggcgggcggAATCTGAGCAGTGATCTGATCGGCGCGCTTGAGAGCCTCGGCTGCGAGCTCCTTGGATCGCTTGGAGGCCTCGGAGACGACGTCGGAGAGGTTGGCAACGGCGGCGGGGGGAATCTGAGCGGTGATCTGATCGGCGAGCTCCTTGGAGCGCTTGGAGGCCTCGGAGACGACGTCGGAGAGGTTGGCGGCGGCGATGGACTGCCTGAGCTCGTGCGATTTCTTGGCCGCTTCCTCGGCGAAGGAGCGAGCTCGGTTCCAGATGTCCATGGACGATCTGGATTGCCGAAAACGAGAGTGGATTTAGTGATTTGCGACGTCGgattttggaatttggattGGATTGTTTGCTACGTCGTGCGATTAAGTCGGGTCacaattatttcttttatttttggataattattcaaattaattttgtatttaggCCATCTCATCActaaaatctcatttttaatataaaaaacttCTCTAATTATATTGTAAGCTCAAACTCGTCTTTATAggaatactactatttttctaCATAACAACATTAAATAGGAATGTGTAATGTAGCTCTTGCAAAACTTTAGTGATACATGCAATAGAAAggtgtatattttgaattaaatattaataattagagtaaaattactttttagtTTGACATATACtcataaataattgaagatgGCCTTAAAACTAACgcacttttattttaacgaagacaaataataataagagtaaaattactttttaatttgacatatactcataaataattgaagatgGCCTTAAAACTAatgcacttttattttaacgAAGACAAATAATAATTCCTTATTAATTGACttaaatctcaaatttatcggtcagagaaaaatattttactaaagAGATCACAAATTTATCCTTACAATTCATTGACTCCATAATAACTTCTCCTCAAAAATTTTCTACTCCAGATTAAAGGAGTTGAGTCTAAGTTTTctcttaaaattttgattttactactccactactttttaaatttattttcattcatataaattaaagagttaaataattaaatctaaaattgcattaaaaagcataaatatacataattttaaatttaaaacttacctcatccgtcccataaaaatacgGAAACTTTTCTTTTCCATTCGTCTAGTCTATTTCTCCATTTATAGAAAGTTCTTCCCAACTCATAATCCATCTACATCAATATATTTACAACATGTAGCACTAGGCcaaacaattaaaactaataataatatggatctcattatccactaactattgtatcaattatgcattaatttacGTGTCGTCCAAAatgtctatatttttatgggaaagAGGAAGTTATTATTGAAAGCATATATTAAAGTCCATTCAATCCTTCttatttgagttatttttccttttcaagaagttataatataattaagtagtttttattttttataaaaagtaatgcactctcttactttattctctcttcacatttttctatttattcttccatttattttatatagtactatagtaAACATCACTTTCTTAATCTTGGTGCCGAAAATAAGTGACTAGTAAACGAAAAACGGATAAAgtctaatttaaaattcaaattgtttGTTGAGAGGTCGAAGCACACCCAAACATGTTCAATAAATATAGgtttttagagcatccgcagcggtgaaGGCTGCGgtgctcgtccgtccgtgccgctgagcagcacACGTGGCGACGCCTCATTCGCCAACAGCATAGCCGttagcttatttaattttttttaaatgcgaaattaattaaaaaaattgtttttaaataaaaaatatattttcccactttccaaaaaaaatattcattttctccccacttttaatttatttttcaatttttttcccccaaaattcacattttcatctataaatacccccacttcaacactaaaaaatcacattctcatctattctacgtgtgtaatttttaatttgtaggattttaattatgtatatttttattttctaggattttaattatgtatttttattttttagtattttaattatgtaatttttattttttggattttaattatgtaatttttatttttaatgtatttgtataatgtagaaatgtttttaataattggagtatttaaattgaataatagaatggtgggacccttgagcttgtccttagctaagagcacgaaTGTGGGCGTTATGCTCTTAgataaggacaaggagtaaaagtgggtccggacccacttccgtgctcttaactaagagcacggatggggatgctcttagatCCCTTAATTGTGGTTCCAAGCAGAGCAGGGATGACTGTTCcacaattaaacatattttaaacaaaaaataaatattttaatactttaatattttttttaatttataattcaaataataatatttttttttaatttataattcaaatattattttatggatcATCAATCTCTGTATGCTTGAAGCTACATAGGTATCCAAACCCAAAGTTGATCTAATAGAGAAATGACTGGTTCATGATACGTGCTTTCATTTTGACATGTAATCACACCTTGACACCCATTTTTGACATGTAATTACACCTGTAAATCGTGATAATTCAAAAAGATTTAGTGGTAGTTGACCATACGTATATTAAATAAACCTTTTGACTATATGCCACCaataagaattttaatatttatatgggTCAATTTTCTCTCTAgcataagaaaaacaaaaaaaaatgattattacTCTACATCAATACCCTGTGATCATATTATATGATTATCATAAATTGAAGTATAAAAACGGTAAATAAGTTGGTCGAAAATTTTTCCATCATATCTACAGAaactaaataacaaaattgtgaaatatagTCTTGCTCAGCAAACTCAGGACTCTATgctttcaataaatttttaaatattccaGATCCTAACTTTTAGTTGAAAATTAGAaagacaaatttttatttcttaattttcagaTTTACTAAACTTTGATCTTTCCGAAAATCAGAAAATGTCATTGagcatataattaaaatttggacTAGAGGTGTACATTATTAAGCAATGGGCAATGTGAAAGCGTTGAAATGGATCGATATATAGGCATGGaaaatctatatataggcCTTTAAATTATGGACGGTGCAGGCACTGCAGTTCTAGCTATAAATCCAAACTGCCAAAATTGATTTGTAATAATGTTATACACTATTTTGAAGTCTATATTCCCACTGccattgattttgattttcgaattttaattaccaattttttataaaaacgGCAAAGgtatcattttaaattactcCTATGTTTTTATGTTCTTTTATAGACTTTGGCACTTGGCAATGGCAAATTCACCCTTTCTCACTTTCATTTCCTACGTTATAGTTACAAACTTACAATGCACGATATATGAAAATGTATACTATATCGTAACGAAATTTTTCATGTTGTACTAAAAATGATGCTACtatatgaaaaaatggatttttttttgatatttttttaatacaataagTACACATGTAGCAAAACTTTTAAACACTAAAAATGATGctagtatatgaaaaaatggattttttttttgatatttttttaatacaataagTACACCTGTAGCAAAACTTTTAAGCAcgaatattaataaatcatgttGAATGACTAGGAGAgataaaagaaagtaaagtaaataatgaaataaaataaaagtaattagatgttttgtatttttgtcaaaaaagaaaaaactcgACTTAATTGAGTCATCCCAAACCGAACTCAATTTAGTTGGAATTTTGAGAATAGTATATAGGTATTTTCCCAAACCTAGTTTTCACTAATAAATACTAATGTATAGAACAATTTAACAACAAAATGATTATAAACTgagctaatttaattaaaatttatctacatttatctttattctttACACAATTccaatgtactccctctgtcaatattatactcctatgtcataaattttttagtccgtctattttcacatttatttttactatttttaataatggactataaatttgattattattttttttaaccaaGTTTCCTCTTTTATACACTTGAATCGGATTAATTTGTGATAACTAATGGGTATGAAACTGaaattcaacaatattttaaatttttaattagttgataTTTGGAAGGGTAGAATCGTCAGTTGAGGTCGTCACTAAACTATTGGGATTAGAATATCTGCTGGGAATTGGGATATTTGTTAGGAGCAAGAGAGAGCGACTCACATCTCAACACTCAGCATTTCCCAAATGCCGGAAAATTGGGCGCTCGTAAACCTAGAGCCGGCCAAATCGCCGAGGATGCATGGCAT
The genomic region above belongs to Salvia hispanica cultivar TCC Black 2014 chromosome 3, UniMelb_Shisp_WGS_1.0, whole genome shotgun sequence and contains:
- the LOC125211308 gene encoding uncharacterized protein LOC125211308 isoform X2; amino-acid sequence: MDIWNRARSFAEEAAKKSHELRQSIAAANLSDVVSEASKRSKELADQITAQIPPAAVANLSDVVSEASKRSKELAAEALKRADQITAQIPPAAAAITNLVDSKPRIDDDDADLEKYGVTDELRDFVKEITINTFQDFPLEDDSGESDVPMVSNIRQDLTEWQEKHAKLVLVTVKEVSKLRYQLCPRVMKERKFWRIYFILVKSHVAP
- the LOC125211197 gene encoding rhamnogalacturonan I rhamnosyltransferase 1-like translates to MMGHKTAAFGGERLDKPRSRMKLWMIRATTMVLLWTCALQLTALSETWGSRFLEGWPSCFFHDPEPAFGLHSPLLPPKRVYKNNGYLIVSCNGGLNQMRAAICDMVAIARSLNVTLIVPELDKTSFWNDPSEFEDIFDVDHFISSLRDEVRILKELPPHIQSRVELGIIRTMPPISWSDISYYHNEILPLIQRYKVVHLNRTDARLANNDQPYETQRLRCRVNFSSLRFTPQIEELSRKVIKIMRRNGPFLVLHLRYEMDMLAFSGCTQGCNSEEVEELTSMRYAYPWWKEKVIDSDIKRKEGLCPLTPEETSLVLRALEIDPAIQIYIAAGEIYGGKQRLSTLLSSYPYLVRKETLLEPSDLMFFQNHSSQMAALDYLVSLESDIFVPTYDGNMAKVVEGHRRYLGYKKTILVDRRLLVDLIDRYSSGSLNWDEFSGAVKAAHADRMGKPSKRLVIPDRPKEEDYFYANPWECLHTSSDREEAVNSV
- the LOC125211308 gene encoding uncharacterized protein LOC125211308 isoform X1 gives rise to the protein MDIWNRARSFAEEAAKKSHELRQSIAAANLSDVVSEASKRSKELADQITAQIPPAAVANLSDVVSEASKRSKELAAEALKRADQITAQIPPAAAAITNLVDSKPRIDDDDADLEKYGVTDELRDFVKEITINTFQDFPLEDDSGESDVPMVSNIRQDLTEWQEKHAKLVLVTVKEVSKLRYQLCPRVMKERKFWRIYFILVKSHVAPYELLYMDDVKNKTAEKVKDTEVKKVSSGVTSPEKADEITKPKSNNTEKKAYEQDLDAFLLGDLEDGDDGQDDGDNGFDDDF